In the genome of Drosophila pseudoobscura strain MV-25-SWS-2005 chromosome 3, UCI_Dpse_MV25, whole genome shotgun sequence, one region contains:
- the LOC6898831 gene encoding uncharacterized protein, with the protein MAVAVRLVEALTLVTILGLIICLSLTVILAERSISLIMTFLEPAANIAQFGLHVIEKILVYGLLSILRFVNTVAKTLRITGLA; encoded by the exons ATGGCCGTTGCAGTGCGACTAGTGGAAGCTCTGACCCTGGTCACCATACTGGGGCTGATTATCTGTCTGAGCCTGACCGTGATCCTCGCCGAACGTTCTATTAGTTTGATCATGACGTTTCTTGAG CCAGCTGCGAATATAGCACAGTTTGGGCTGCATGTTATTGAGAAAATTCTGGTGTATGGCCTACTCAGCATATTGCGTTTTGTCAATACGGTGGCCAAAACTCTGCGTATTACGGGTCTGGCCTGA